The region AAAAAttgattcgataattttgatttagaaaaaaaactttgaggcccgttttctcgaaatcatcatttaggcacttgcatccctctgatcctaagcgccTCAATTGTTATTGACATTTTTCACGCACACTTGCTTGGGTGTATACAGATGGGACGGCAAAATAACCTTAAAAATTCTCAGTTCTTTTGTACTGGTATTGGAAGAGGTATTTGCCAAAACTGAATCGTGTTAGGGTAACAACCAGCTTTATGATAAATATCAAATTAATTAACAGCGTCAAATAGGACTATTCCGTATTGCTACTGTGTTGAAAAAAGATTCgcacaaaaaaagaaataaatattaatcgcagcgcactaaattggactgcgtgagctttcattacacGTATtgaatgaaatatgaaatacatacatatataaaacaaaaacaccgaaccgagaaaaacgcttctgaaatcagaaaagtattttcaaatcctatttttatGCCTTCGCTGATAATCCTTAAAAATGCTCTGggaaattcagttttttattattgttagaAGTATTATATTTTAAGCAAAACAGATTTTGTAAAGATTTATCAGgtttaaatttgcaattttattaAGAAGCCTGCAGAGCATGAATCTCAATTAATTTATTAACGGCAGCACTGTCTGTGGCAAACAAAAGCGCGATCAACAAACAACTGACAAAACTCAAAATACTCGACATAACCTCACACAGCGAGTTTCAACGgggaaaaaactttatttcaagttgaaaatttgtttcaattaaatCCTGATCAAGACACAGTGTAACAATCCGTGACAATGTCCAATTTCGATTTGAATGCCATATCAACAGCTCTGAATGAGCCACCTGCACTTTCCGGTGTTAGTTTCCTGGGAAAAGCCCTCAAATGGGAAACGGAAGCAGCCGGTAAGTAACACCTGCACTTTTCTCTGTTTTAGCGGGAACGAATCTACAACGTTATTTCTTTGGTCCTAATTTTTCAGCCAAGGAATTGATTGAAGCCATCGATGCGTGCGCCAGTCTGCAGTTTTTAAATCTAGAAGGTAACACGTTGGGCGTGGAAGCCGCCAAGGGTATCGGTAAGGCGCTGGAAAAACGCCCGGAATTGAAGGAAGCACTATGGAAGGATTTGTTCACCGGGCGGATGAAGACGGAAATTCCACCAGCACTGCGTGCTATGGGGGACGGAATGGTGGTAGCCGGAGCCCAGCTGACAGTACTCGACTGTTCGGACAATGCGTTGGGCCCGAACGGGATGACCGGGTTGGTCGATCTGCTCCAGAGTCCCGTTTGCTACACGCTGCAGGTTAGAAGTCCTACTTTTGTGTACATTTTTTCAGctaattttaaccaaaatcatTTGAGAAATAACAGTCAGATCCGAGGAATATTCGAACATTCCTTGAGTCCAATCGGTGTCTTCATACTGGCACTGTTACTGCTTTTAATCAAATTGATCTATTCCCACAGGGTGGTATCgttagaaaaattcaattaacattGAGAGAACTTCATTCCCAAATAAATTCAAACAGCATATACCTACCTCATGCGAATGTAGGcagatcaaaatcataaaactttctAATGCAATGTATTAATGCACACATTCCAAAGCATTCTCCTTTTTAGAAAATGTAATTCAATTTGCGGTTGCTTTAATTGTAGGAATTAAAACTGAACAATTGCGGACTTGGCATCGAAGGTGGAAAGATGTTATCCCGAGCCCTTCTAGCGTGCCACGCTGCTAGCAAAGAAAAAGGGAAACCATTAGCTCTGAAGTTGTTCATTGCTGGGCGAAACCGTTTGGAAAACGACGGTGCCAAAGCTTTAGCCAACGTTTTCGGGACACTCAAATCGCTGGAGCACATAGAAATGCCCCAAAACGGAATCTATCATCCGGGCATTACGGCCCTGTCGGAAGCTTTCAAACAGAACACTAATCTGCGCATCCTGAACCTGAACGACAACACTATCGGGCCTCGTGGGGCGCAGGCCGTTGCCGAAGCCATCTACGATATGCAAAACCTAAAGGAAATCAATTTCGGAGACTGTTTGTTGAAAACAAAGGGAGCCATCTATCTCGGAGAAGCTCTGCAGGAAGCGCATACAGCTATTGAGATTTTAAACTTAGGGTTCAATGAAATTGGTCCTGAAGGTGCGTTTGCCATTGCTGGGGCTACTTACaataagaataatttaaaaagtctAACTCTGGACGGAAATCAGTTTGGATACGACTGCCGGGAGCAGTTGAAGTTCACCTTAAATGAGTATGGTAGACTGGATGCTTTGGGATCTTTAGAGGAGGACGATTCTGAAGGTGAAGAAGAAGACGAAGACGATGAATATAACGACGAGGAGGAagttgaagaagaagaagaagaggaggatgaagaagatgaagaaaCAGACGACAAGGCAGAATCGGATGGCGAAGAATCTGACGAAGCTGAAGCTAACGAAATTCGTAATATCCAGAAGGCAACTGCTGAACCAAAAATCGAAAGACCTTTACTATCAAATTGCACAATTGATTTGGATCAAACTTTACCAAATACCGTTGAATCCTACTGTCAAACGGATTTTCCATCGGAAACTATGTTCGATGCACTGGGCGAAACCGACAAAACGGCAGCATTCCGAGAATACCTGAAAACACTTTCGGGCGAAGACTACCTGGTGTATTTAGCCTTTACCATACTTAAATTGTCCGAGATATCAGATAAAAATGCGGAAGCACTAGTCGTTACAGAAGCACTTTTTGCCGATGTATATGAGTATGCCAAAAACAACAATCGCCTTAAAAGCCTGAGGAACTTCCTGTTGATTCAGCTGGGATTACTGAAGTCCGAAGAAAAATCCTTCAAACCGGGCTACAATATTCAAGGCTGTCGGCATGCCCTCAAGAATGCCATGAGTAAAAATATCATCCCAGAGGAGGAGCAAAGCTTTTTCAAAGTGTTCCTGGAACATAGGGGTTGAGTCGAATAGTTCGTTTTCCGTAAAATTACAAttgtaatgtttttattttaatgctaAGGTAATTTATGCTCCccaataaattcaaattgtgGCTTCTCCTAGCAGTAGTTTGTACCTTCAGCTTCAATGAAAAGAAAATGCCAAACAAACACGTTATTGCAATAACGTGTCTTAGTCCAAGTtgtttagaaatttaatttttctaatcaaaaaagtttttttaaatttacaatccGCCTGGAATGGGCTTGTTTGTTTTCTGTTTAAACTGTGTAGTTGTTTGTCagtataatttgtttaattattattatttatttttttaaagacactttaccaacttttggcattcgtgtccgaAAAAGGATTATACAAACTAGTTCTTAAGtctattaaattttgttccacTAATCAACACTTTTTTATGAAACGTAAGAGGGCTTTTTCTTTATCTGGTTCGTTACTAAGAATATCGCAAATGTCTCCGGTGAGACAAAAGTCACTTGCCACCGACTTGAGTCACGCTGTTGGCCTCCGAGAATACGGTAAGAGTTCATGCATGTTCGTTCAAGTCACCTAAAGTGACTTTGAGTCACGGCATTCGCCTACAAGAATAAGGTGACTCTGAAAAACGCAATCACTTCACCTCACTTGCCTCGAAGAATAAGCCCCAGTACCTAATAGGATATATTTTAATGCGACCGACAAACGTATATAGATGCTTGAGGAGTTTGTGAGGCCATTTTCGAACCCGCCCTTGTCCTTCCTTCAACTGCTGTCATGAGGGGTTAGTTCATCATCCTGTATTGCATTCTGTCCATATTCAGCCGAAGTGGGTAGAATGCAGTGCATGATGGTCTAACTAACGTCtcatgatcgcttactattctaagctgcctactctaaactataaatttcttctttaaaCTATCATCTAGTTTTCATTTCAAGCGTCAGCTTCGCGAGCTATTTACTTAAACCCAATAAAcatattctaataaaaaaaagttgcccgTTTCATTTCACcagtttgttaaaatattttacaaagtGACGCCTCGATGGGACTTACGCTAGAATGCCGCACATAGACCGAGCTGGATAACCTAGTGACATATCGTTTCAAGCATTGGACTTAGCGACGTTTCCTCTCTTAGGTGTCAAAAGCCACCTAAACAGCGGATTATTCGCGAAGCCGTTTTGATTAGTTCCttcgaaaacaaaattacaataagGATTACTTGAAAGAGCTGTGATATTCATTAACTATTCGAAAAGACAATAAAAGTCACTTACTAACATTCACTCTCTAGAAGTATGATtattatatttgttttaaatttgtagaTTACCATTTACAAAAACAAATCTCTTGATTCATCTTCTGGTTTTTTCATGGAATCGGTACTCTTAAAGAAGATGCCGGAATAACAAAACCAAGGATCTCTCTTTGTAGTAGTAATAAAGAAGAATATAACTTACTGCGTACATAGTATGTTTCTACAGCTTGTTACAAATGTCCAGtgttatggttttttttcaaattgaatgttacaatttaaatataaagGTGTATTTACATTGTGAAAAACTAATTATAAGGGAGGAACCAACATTCATCGCGTGtttctcctatttttttttgtttgctgacCGCGATCCGTCTACGCAATATTCCTGTATTTCTGTAAGTTCATAACAACGAAGGAAACAAATTTCTTTAACTTAAACATAATTTTACCAATACATTTCGAATTGGCAGatagtgttttaaaaatgtttagtaGATATTATAATAAACAAGATCAAGCTCAGCTTAGGTTTGCGCGAAAATAATCAGTAGCTATACGAAAGACTTCCGCTTGGATCTGAGTCTGCCAATGGTATAAACCATTGGGCGACGACCGGTAATCGCAGTTTCGTATCAGGTTTTTCGGCCAACTTTGAGTTTGCTAACAACAACTCGGAAAGGCCGCGTCAACCGACTACCGCTGAGACTTGTCAAAAGCACTTCCTCGTCCTTGCGGATAGGTGCGTTGACAGCAGCATTATTACTCGAGTGACTTGGTGACGATATGGGTAGGTTCACTGGTTCTACAAGTTCAACCGATTTGCTAGAATCTATAGATTTGGTTGAGTCACTTCGAAGCCTTCCACTAAGTGGCGGCACTAGGGGTTGTGATAGCTCAAGTTCGGCTACCGTTGTAGTCCGAGTGCGTCTGCGCTTTGGTGCAGGTGATTTCACAGCTTGTTTGTTGGTACCATCGGAAGACGCCAAATTATCTTCAGGAGGACACTCTTCGACAGATTTTTCAGAAATCATACGACGACGTTGGAATAGTTGCATAATCTGAGAATTGCTCCCGATTTTTGTGATACGACGGATTGTCCTCTCGCTTCCACCACCGGGTGTATTAGATGAAGTGTATTGTTCTTCCGTCTCTGATAGTTCTGTAGCAGATGCAGGGGGGGATTGTATTAAAAAAGGTGTTGGTTCTACGCTTCCTTTTCGTCGTTTGGGTTTTGGTGCCTGATCTGATTCTTCTTGAGACTGTTCATTACATGTTGAATTGCTCCTGTTTGATGTTTGGGCAGTATTGTGCATGACAGCTAAAGTGTTCCTCTCACAATCGACTAAAGCTGCCCTGAGAGCATTTAGTAACATGAACCGATTATTTTGAAGCTGCAttgaattttgatcaatttgaaacttttcagaGTTGAGCCTCATCATTTCGCTGTCTATTTGCATTTTACGACGCTGAAGATCGCTCATTTTGTTATCTATTTCTTGCATTTGATTCAGAAGCGCCATGGCATGACCGAAATTGCTCACCGGTGATTGGATCGGTTGAACTGCAGGAATTGTTATTCTAGACAGCGCGTCTTGAATTTGATTGTGGTTTTGATGAATAATGTTTTGTTGCCTAGGAACATCTGGCGATGGCATTGAAGGCACACTGACCGGCACTCGCTCAACTCTAGGAGGAGTCATCAATCGCATGGTAGGTAAGGCGGATGGCTCACCAGGAATCAATTTCTTCTCACCCGGTGACTTCCACGGTCGAGGAGATGCGTTTCTCGTATTTTCGTTGACCGTTTGATCTACAAAAATCATTGAAGCTGTTGAAATTTCCGGTTTCGGGCAACTTGGAACCACAGATTCATTACACTTGGAATCTATTTTTGCCACACTTTCGTCCTTTTCTTTTTGAGTGGTTTCTAGGGTACTCTCCGGAGTTAAAGTTTCTCTTTTTCCTTTCTTCAAGTTAGGTCCCCGGAGTAAACTTTTTTTCCGTTTTCGTGGTTGTTCCACTTCTACTTCTAACAATGGCTTATCCTTCACTGTATTTTCTTCTGTAATTTCTGCTATAGAATTTGTTGGTTTGTTCTTATCCTTGGATATTCCAGCATCAATTGAATcggtttttttaaaagatggATTTGGCCCTTTCTtctttgagcttaatttgttttccttttgTTTCGTGTTTGCTTtagtttctttttctttaaCTACAGCTTCCTCACTCTCTTTTACGCTTTCCTTTCCTTTTGTGAcatccttttttaaaaattctttgggGTCTTTTTCTTTGACTACTTCTTTATTATTCTCGTCCGTAGTttctttttgttctatcaagtctTTCTCTTTTCCTGTAGCATTATCATTCACCTTTTGTCTAGCatcatctttttctttttctttgatAGTATCTTTCTCTTTTTCTTTATGGCCATCTTTCTCCTTTTCTTTTAGAGAATCTTTCTCCTTTTCTCTGgaagtatttttttccttttctttgtCCTTTCCTTTTACTGAAGACTCTTTCATCACACTACTTTGATGCTTCCAAGAATTCATCGATAATTTCGAGCCTTTTTCGCGTTCTGTTCTCGAACCTTTCAATGGCACTTCTTGGTCATCACCATCGATTGATGGTCCTTCTTTTCTCACCTCTTCCGGAATAGATTCTTTATCACTGGAGCTGTTTATCGTCTTCGGACCAGCTTCCTGCTCCGTTTCCTTGGTATCTTCTTTGTTCGTTTCTCTCTTTGATGACGATTCTTTGTCCGATTTGGATCTGTGGCCGTGATGGCGGTCCTTttctttgtcttttttgtcgcgTTTAGATTCACTGCTACTGCGTCCGCCGTACGATTTTGGATCTACCGATTTTGAACGGGTTTCACGGGCCAATGATTGTTTGTTGCTACTGCTAGTGCTTTCGTTTTCCGGTTCGGCCGCCTTCTTTGAGCTGCTACGATTCGGGGTAATGTCACTGTgaggaaaaatcaataattttttttttaatctttctcATTTTAAATCAAGTACATGTCGTGCTTTATCGAATACACATGTTTCGTATTTAGAACTTTTGAGGGCACGCTAAGCTATTTTTTACACAAAGGTGCTTGAAATGTTGAAACTACTTACCGTGATTGGACTGGCGGTGGAGTGGCACTTACAGCCGGACGGGACACCCGCAGATCACATTCCAAAACCATCATTTCAAGTTCAGGCGTATGgcgtttcttctttttctttttcttcttttcagaTGCGGTCGAGCTAGCAACAACCGATTCTGGTGTATCATTTTGTCGTCTCAGCACCTGTCCTGTAACAGTTGGCGGTCCGGGAGTCCTCGCCCGGGTCGATCGAGAACTGGTGTGATCTGGCTCGTTTTTCAACGGCGTAACAGTGGTGGAAAAAGTATTAGTTGAAGTTGGGATTTTGACTGATTCATTTGAGGGGGTTGTTTTAAGAGAGCTATCACTGCTTGTTGTTGAAGTCGTATTACCATCAATAGTTGGGAAACAATTGTTGCTCTCGTTTTTATTGCAGGCTGCATCTTTAGCGCTTGAATCTCGAGATCGATGGCTCTTATCTTTGGATGGTGAATGAtttttgatcgattttgatgtTTCTTGATCGGAAGATCGCATAGGCGAGGACTTTCTTGATGATTTCTTATCATTCTTTGTGTGGTCGTGGAGAACTAGATTGGGCTTATAAGATTTAGAACCTTTAGATTTACGGGTAGCCAGCTCCGGATGGGTTGGAGCGCGAATTGGCTTGCCTTCAACTTGAGCACCTtcattttgacacattttttcgCGAGCTGTTTCTTCTGCTTTGTTCGGTAGGATTTCCAATTGGGTTTCACTAGAAATTGCCGCTGAAGAACAGTCTTTTATCGATCGTTCAGCTTCCCCAGCAACTTTATCTTTTAGGGGGATTTCTTTAGCAACAGCGTTTGTTTCCACATAACGACACTCTTCAATACTCGTAGTTTCTGAAGTATGAGTTgaagtattgatttcaacattgTGGATTTCGTCCAAATGTGTTTGAGGCCTTGGTTTGTCAGTCAGCAGAATCTCAGACGAAGTAGATTGTTTGATTATCACTGGTTGGTGTTGTTCCACGTTTGAAACAAGTTCCTTTTCTAACGAAACTTGGTACGTAGGCAGTACCAAAGGTTCATTTGAAGGTTTCAAAGTTTCCTCAGGTGGCGATGAGTTATTACCTTCTTTTCGATCGGTTTCAAAAACATCCACTACTTGTTCATTCGCATTTGTTCCAAAATCGTcaacttttttattcaattcttcCACTGTACTAATTCGcaaaaaacatggaaaagttTTAGCTTGAGATTCCGCTTCCGGTTCACTTAGTTCTCCTTCTTCCTTTTCTCCTAGTTGATCTTGTTTTTCCAGCTCATCAAGTTCGTTAACGAATGAATCAAAAACTTCTTTACGTAACACATCCTCCGTTGGAGAATGAGATGTTAGTATTGACTTTCTTTCGTCTACACCATTCATTAGCAGTTGCTCTGCCCGGGCAAATAAGTCTTCCGGATTTAAATTCAGCTGCCCATCATCATCGGTAAGTCGGAGGTTCTTATCCAAAACTTCAGCTGAACAATCATCTTCTTCAACAGCGGCTCCACCAGCACCTGAAACAGCAAGTGGTTCCTCAGCAACCGCAGAAGCAGATGGCTCTTCAGTGCCAACATTCAAATCAAGCAAGTTCAAATCTAAAACTTTTCCGATTTGCTCTAGTAGAGCTTCAGGAATTTTATCCGAATCGACACATTCGTCCGGTTCTAGCACCCCATCCGCTGCAGCCTTCGCCGGTGTAGTGCTCTCGTTTTGACTGAAGTTACGAAGCTGTCGTCGAACTTCGGCTCGCAGCTTTTGACGGGCGTGAGTTTTCAGGGCAGTTTCATATTTGCTGTCTGGGTTGTTGATCATTTGCTTTAAACTATATTTGTTCATCGTGGTCAATTGATTGATGAGCTTTCTGGTGATTTGTTCGGCACTGCGCTCGATTGTCGCCTGGCGTTGTTGACTGTTGGCCAAATTACTACCACTGTTTGGCTCAGCAGAAACAGAACAGGATGGTTGCTCAGTATCACCAATCATTTTCAACGCCTCATCTTCAATCAGTTTGATCAATTCCGTCTCCTGAGGGGACATTTCCGTTTTACTCTCCggctgtaattaaaaaaaatgaaaaatccatacttacattatttttctaacaatttatctaatgaaaatacaAGTCTACACATGTTGGCTAATAGAAAAGAATGCTTGAGCGATTAAACTTACCCGAGAATCATTCCGTTCGTCCTCAAAAGCTTTAGTTTGCTCCACGTCTGGAAATCCCTGAAACCCCCCGCTTGTGAGACTATTTGGCGTCCAATCAGCACtgttaaaagagaaaaaatcatGCTTTAGACAAAACAAAACTTCTATCGTACAACACATGTACACTTACCTCTCGGAACCTGCACCAGTTTTACTGCCCTCGATCGGTTGTTTACTCTCCTGGCTGCTGGTTGTTTCCACTGATTGGAGCAAAGGTTCATCGAAATCAATCGCGGACACAGGAGGCAGCTGGTGCATCAAATCCATCTCCAAGGCCGGCCTAGGACTCCCCAATGGCACAGACGTTTCATTTTGGAACTGGGAACCATCCAATTTTCGATGGCTACTGGAACTATTTCTTTGGCGCCAGTTATT is a window of Uranotaenia lowii strain MFRU-FL unplaced genomic scaffold, ASM2978415v1 HiC_scaffold_614, whole genome shotgun sequence DNA encoding:
- the LOC129760462 gene encoding ran GTPase-activating protein; protein product: MSNFDLNAISTALNEPPALSGVSFLGKALKWETEAAAKELIEAIDACASLQFLNLEGNTLGVEAAKGIGKALEKRPELKEALWKDLFTGRMKTEIPPALRAMGDGMVVAGAQLTVLDCSDNALGPNGMTGLVDLLQSPVCYTLQELKLNNCGLGIEGGKMLSRALLACHAASKEKGKPLALKLFIAGRNRLENDGAKALANVFGTLKSLEHIEMPQNGIYHPGITALSEAFKQNTNLRILNLNDNTIGPRGAQAVAEAIYDMQNLKEINFGDCLLKTKGAIYLGEALQEAHTAIEILNLGFNEIGPEGAFAIAGATYNKNNLKSLTLDGNQFGYDCREQLKFTLNEYGRLDALGSLEEDDSEGEEEDEDDEYNDEEEVEEEEEEEDEEDEETDDKAESDGEESDEAEANEIRNIQKATAEPKIERPLLSNCTIDLDQTLPNTVESYCQTDFPSETMFDALGETDKTAAFREYLKTLSGEDYLVYLAFTILKLSEISDKNAEALVVTEALFADVYEYAKNNNRLKSLRNFLLIQLGLLKSEEKSFKPGYNIQGCRHALKNAMSKNIIPEEEQSFFKVFLEHRG